In Lagopus muta isolate bLagMut1 chromosome 32, bLagMut1 primary, whole genome shotgun sequence, the following proteins share a genomic window:
- the LOC125686160 gene encoding olfactory receptor 14A16-like: MPNSSSISQFLLLALADTRQLQLLHFWLLLGIYLAALLGNGLISTAVACHHRLHTPMYFFLLNLALLDLGCISTTLPKAMANALWDTRHISYAGCAAQVFFFLFLFSAEYSLLTIMSYDRYVAICKPLHYGTLMDSRACATMAAAAWGTGLLYALLHTATAFSIPFCQGNVVDQFFCEIAHILKLSCSESDYLRETVNIYFSLCLIFGCFVFIVVTYVQIFRAVLRMPSKQGRHKAFSTCLPHLAVVSLFVSTAMVAYLKPPSVSSPFLDVVVSFLYSVVPPAVNPLFYGMRNQEIKTAVSNTYFSSIQKMHASLRRVSQ; the protein is encoded by the coding sequence ATGcccaacagcagctccatcagccagttcctcctCCTGGCGTTGGCAGACAcgcggcagctgcagctcctgcacttctggctcttgctgggcatctacctggctgccctcctgggcaacggcctcatcagcacagccgTAGCCTGCCACCACCGCCTGCACACCCCCatgtacttcttcctcctcaacctCGCCCTCCTCgacctgggctgcatctccacCACTCTCCCCAAAGCCATGGCCAATGCCCTCTGGGACACCAGGCACATCTCCTACGCTGGATGTGCTGCAcaggtctttttctttttgtttttgttctcagcAGAGTATTCTCTTCTCACCATCATGTCCTATGACCGCTACGTTGCCATCTGCAAGCCCCTGCACTACGGAACCTTGATGGACAGCAGAGCTTGTGccaccatggcagcagctgcctggggcacTGGGCTTCTTTAtgctctgctgcacactgccacTGCATTTTCAATACCATTCTGCCAAGGCAATGTTGTGGACcagttcttctgtgaaatcGCCCATATCCTCAAGCTCTCCTGCTCAGAATCAGACTACCTCAGGGAAACTGTGAATATCTATTTTAGTCTTTGTTTAATCTTTGGGTGCTTTGTATTCATTGTTGTGACCTATGTTCAGATCTTCAGGGCCGTGCTGAGGATGCCCTCTAAGCAGGGACGGCACAAAGCCTTCTCCACATGTCTCCCTCACCTGGCCGTGGTCTCCCTCTTTGTCAGTACTGCCATGGTTGCCTATCTGAAGCCCCCTTCAGTCTCCTCCCCTTTCCTGGACGTGGTGGTGTCATTTCTGTACTCGGTGGTGCCTCCTGCAGTGAACCCCCTCTTCTATGGCATGAGGAACCAGGAGATCAAGACTGCAGTGAGCAATACATACTTCTCCAGCATCCAGAAGATGCATGCCAGCCTAAGAAGAGTCTCACAGTAA
- the LOC125686163 gene encoding olfactory receptor 14J1-like, translating to MPNSSSISQFLLLALADTRQLQLLHFWLLLGIYLAALLGNGLISTAVACHHRLHTPMYFFLLNLALLDLGCISTTLPKAMANALWDTRHISYAGCVAQTFLFVFLFSAEYSVLTVMSYDRYVAICKPLHYGTLMDSRACATMAAAAWASGVLHALLHTANTFSLPLCHGNAVNQFFCEIAQILKLSCSGSYLREFGLIIFSASIFFACFVSIVLSYVQIFRAVLRMPSEQGRRKAFSTCLPHLSVVSLFVTTVMFAYLKPPSICSPSLDLVVAVIYTVIPPLMNPLIYSMRNQELKDALRKLFGDILFQHQ from the coding sequence ATGcccaacagcagctccatcagccagttcctcctCCTGGCGTTGGCAGACAcgcggcagctgcagctcctgcacttctggctcttgctgggcatctacctggctgccctcctgggcaacggcctcatcagcacagccgTAGCCTGCCACCACCGCCTGCACACCCCCatgtacttcttcctcctcaacctCGCCCTCCTCgacctgggctgcatctccacCACTCTCCCCAAAGCCATGGCCAATGCCCTCTGGGACACCAGGCACATCTCCTATGCAGGATGTGTTGCCCAGacctttttgtttgtctttcttttttcagcagaaTACTCTGTCCTCACTGTGATGTCCTATGACCGCTACGTTGCCATCTGCAAGCCCCTGCACTATGGGACCTTGATGGACAGCAGAGCTTGTGccaccatggcagcagctgcctgggccAGTGGAGTTCTCCAtgctctgctgcacactgccaacacattttctctgcctctctgccaTGGCAATGCTGTGAATcagtttttctgtgaaattgcCCAGATCCTCAAGCTCTCCTGCTCTGGTTCTTACCTCAGGGAATTTGGACTTATCATATTTAGTGCCtctattttttttgcttgttttgtttccattgtgCTGTCCTATGTGCAGATCTTCAGGGCCGTGCTGAGGATGCCTTCGGAGCAGGGACGTCGCAAAGCCTTCTCCACGTGCCTCCCTCACCTGTCTGTGGTCTCCCTGTTTGTTACCACTGTGATGTTTGCCTACCTAAAACCCCCCTCCATTtgctccccatccctggacCTGGTGGTGGCAGTGATATACACAGTGATACCTCCACTAATGAACCCTCTCATCTACAGCATGAGGAATCAGGAGCTGAAGGATGCTCTCAGGAAACTGTTTGGAGATATATTGTTTCAGCATCAGTGA